Below is a genomic region from Raphanus sativus cultivar WK10039 chromosome 4, ASM80110v3, whole genome shotgun sequence.
AACAAAACCAATCATCTTGCCTGTGAAACTTTAACAGAAGTGGTCACAATAGTAAAAATTCATGTTTACCGGTGATTAAAGACATCGAAAGAGATAAACTGCACGGAGGATCGGAGAGGAGAGAGTTTCCGGCTATGAGTGCCGGAACCACAGTAACGAGATCAATCTTATTCTCTTCCGCAAATTTATAAGCTGCCTTCTCTGCTAACACCTTTGAGATAGGGTAACCCTAGAAAACAACACAAAGATGTAAGTAAAAGAAACCTATCCTTGTGTAGCAAGAAACTGTTATTACCCAATTAAACGGCTTCTCCTTTGTGAGAAAATCAACATCAGACCAGTTTTCTTCCGTCATCACAAGTCCAGGTTCCGAAAGATTGTTGATAGAAACCGCAGCAGCTGAAGAAGTGTAGATCACGCACTTGATTGAGTTCGATTTTAAGCAAGATCTCAACACATTAATCACTCCTTGTACCGCTGGATTGATCATGTCTTTCTGTACATTGAAACACAAATTAAGAAAGCTGAAAAAGTTTCTTTTTAGAGTAACAAATATGTTTAGGACCAGACTTTGGGATCTTGATATGTAAAGCTGATTGGTGTTGCGACATGGAAAACATATTCACAGCTCGAGATTGGTGAATCGAAACTCCCTTCATCTGTTAAATCcgccttgaagatcttgaggtCCCCGAGCTCTTGAAGTACCTTAAAGTGAGCCATTTTCTTCTCACTATCTACAATATCAGAATAGGGTCAGTAAACATACAGAATGACTAGAGACGAGAAAGAAAGAATAAATGAAAAACCTGGATCTCTAACTGTGGTGTTAATTTCGTAGCCGCTTTGAATCAAATGCTTGATCAGAATAGAGGCTAAGTTTCCCGTTCCACCGATGACACAAGCCTTCTTAGTTCCTGTGGTTACAGCGGTCCTATCAGTGGTTGTCATCTGATATAAGATTCTTAAGAGTTAAGacagaaatttatatttttttgttacgaGGTTAACGTCTTGAGACTTTTATATAGGaagtaaaagaaaaagttgCAAAGCTATATAGTCTTCTGCTCATTTGGTACAACCATTGATCAAAAGGCTTTTCAGAAGGTAAGCACGTGACCGTTGACACAACTAACTTGTTATTGACTTGCAGATGTGTTATCATTTaagcaatgttttgaaaaccggaccggacaaCGACTCGGTGAAGTtactggttgactggttagaccggttcaaccggtcgaaccgggttttttatttatataaaaatgtatataattatatatttatactatataaactttacttctacatataatactttctctattcttttgttattaactcaaaataaacaacatacataaatctgattacaatgtaaactaaaaattaaaaaaaacaaatgatttacagctaaaacaatcatatttatttatttttacaattaacattttaaattttaagaatatagtaaaataaaaatagtatatgagagtcaaaaatatatttttcatatttttctttgaaaaataaaaaatcaattaaatagtgatagtcgaacactaattataaaatattaaattttagctagtaataattaaaaacacttaattatatgttaatttttaagaaccagattttaaaattaaaccggatcaccggttttaccgggtttcagccggttttactggtttttatcaaatccgggttttaaaccgaaccggactcggtttcttcagcgagtcacggtgatccggttttcaaaacactgcatTTAAGTTATCACAAGATTTTTGTAACAAAAGAGAGTTCTTTTTAACCAATTTTAATCTTTTGACTTGAAATTTACCATAACAAATCCATTTCATTAAACATAAATTCCTAGAATTTTGTTCATATTACCCAAACCATACTGATAACGAAAATAGCTAAACCAAAAAAACTTAACTGTATTTCATAAAATACCCACCCAACAGTTCCTTACGTTTGAAATATCCAAAAAAGctgaaagaaccaaacaaaagTTGCCATAAGCTTGACAGtagtttgtttttatatgtaatCAAATGAGAGAAAACCATCAAAACAAACCAGAAAGGTTTACATagaagaaccaaaaaaaaaaaagtaaatcctaagttgaaaaaacaaaagacatTGGCATTTAAATATATCATTCTTATGGCTTGTTCTTGGATGCTCCAACGATCATAGAGGTAACTTCATGTAAAATCTGAGTCTTGTGCAACACAAACTCAATTTCGTTAGCCTGCAACATCTTAACCTTCTCTTCAACTTTCTTCTTGGTCTCAACCGGGAGACCCCTCCAACACTGTTTCACATAATGCTCATCGACACAAAAACCCGCAATCCCTCgaacaagaaaatatttctcAAACCAATCAGATTCATGAACCAAGACTCTCATATCATCAACATTGGAGATACCATTGGACTTAACAGCAGTCTCAAGACCCTTCTTCTTTGAATCTTTagtcatcttcttctcttcgtCCTTCTTCTCTCGCTTCGAGTTCGTCTCCCTTGAGGTCTCTTCACTCGGCCGCTTCGTTCCTGATTTCGGTAGAGGCGGCGTAGACTTGTCCTTGGCGAGGATAGCTTTCCCAGATCGTTGATTCCGAGGCTGTTCCGTGTCAGAATCGGAATCGGTATTGGTTTCAGATCCAGAATCTGAATCGGAGGTTCGGGTTGGTCTTCTTTTGCCTGGGACGGCGATTGAGGAGGAAGGACGAGGTTCGGGTTGGTCTTCTTTTTCCGATGAAGAAGTGTCATCATCGTCGTCGCTTGAGAATGCTAGAGAGTTGCGTCTCTTGTTCATCTTCGCTCGCGTTTAGGGTTTCTCTGTGACGTCTAGAGTTAAAACTGTTGGATTTCTTCCAATAGTTTGAGAGCTATTTAAGGGTTTGCTTTCTAGGTCAACGCAATTaggattttcattttttttactaatattcAAGGTTTTTTTAACGTTATTataatttatggtttagagtcCGCCGACTCAATCCACAAACATGGCCCAAACTAAACATTGTTGAATAATTGAAAAGATGGTTTTAGTGCAACCTGTATGAATAGCCAAGTGTGCCTTAGACTATATTGAAGAAGATTCAATTATTGAATCATTATAATAGGGaagttgaaaataaaatttgatgatATAAATTACTTGGTGCTATAGATTCAACATGATGGATATATGTAACTCATTACAAGAAAACAACATTTTGGCGAGGAAATTTAACGAGAAACTTAGAGACTCCTAGTAATACATCATACCTACTAAATCAGTCTATTGGGGCTATAGGTGTTCCCCCCTCGAAATGGAATAGGTAGGAATGGAATGCCGTGAACCCATGATTAAGCCTCGTTAGCTCGCTTACTCTTAGTATAGcaggtctttacgaggaaattacaaagaaagaagaaaacgtCGTCAGTTCCTCGAAAAATAACGATAaaaatatttcgtcgtaaagctaacgtaactttacgtggttttaacgaggaaatagactttcctcgtaaacacaacgtaaagcttgcatcgtctttacgaggaaatgatcaaatatactttcctcgtaaaatcaACGTAAATTTGCGTtacctttacgaggaaatgttttACTTGAACTTTGAGGAATTTTAAAGCACGTTTTTTTGGCTACCTACCTattcctcgcaaattcatcgcaaaacttcaactaccagattcggaaaatttctataaatatggaaggtttcaacataattttaaacacaccaacaagaaaaaaaaagaaaaacgtgaaaggaaaaaaatgtcaggctccgagaatgtctacgagttgcgcaggtggatgtatatgcatagagatgctaatgggagagtgacgaaagaatacattgcgggactggagacatttatgcatcaagcagattccacaccgctcgccttagaaagcggtaagatgttctgtccatgtcggaaatgcaacaattcgaaattggcaaatcatgaaaatgtttggaagcatttaataaatagaggtttcacgccaaattactatatctggtttcaacatggagaaggttataataattatgatcagaatgaagctagtagtagtaatagcaattttcaggaagaaccggttcctcatcatttgcataatgaacatagttaccatcaggaggagcagatggtagattttgatagggttcatgatatggtaactgatgcattcgtagctcatgatgaagatgaagaacctaacatagatgcaaaaaagttttatgaaatgttaaatgcggcgaatcaaccactttacagtggttgtagagaaggtctctctaaattgtcgttggctgctagaatgatgaatattaaaactgatcacaatctacctgaaagttgcatgaatgaatgggcagacttgttAAAATAGTATTTGTCGGAAGActgtgtctgctgattcttattatgagattgagaaactggtttatagtcttgggttaccttcggagatgatagatgtttgcatcgacaactgcatgaactactggggaaatgatgagaagttagaagaatgtcgattctgcaagaagccactattcaagccgcaaggacggggacgtaatagggtaccgtaccaaagaatgtggtacctaccaattacagacagattgaaaagattgtaccaatcagagcagactgctggaaagatgagatggcatgccgagcatactcagacggatggtgagatgacacatccatcagatgcaagagcctggaaacattttaacaaagtatatccggaattcgctagcaatatccggaatgtgtatctcggattatgcacagatggatttagtccattcggaatgtcagggagacaatattcattgtggccagtctttcttatgccatacaacctgccaccggagatgtgcatgcaacgggagttgctattcttgaccatattaatacctggtccgaaacatcctaaaaggtcgctgaatgttttcctgcaaccactgataaaagagtttaaggatttgtggtcaacaggggagaggacgtatgactgctcaacgaagacgaatttcacgatgtgagcgatgcttttgtggaccataagtgactttcctgcctatgggatgttgtctggatggactacacatgggagattagcttgtccatattgtaatggagcgacagatgcgtttcaactgaagaatgggaggaagacaagttggttcgattgtcatcgtcgatttcttcccattggccatccgtaccgaagaaacaagacattgtttaggcacaaaagggttgtgagagacactcctcctccatatttaactggagaagaaactgaaaagcaactcgattactatggagctttggaaacagttcctcgtggtggtaattggcatgtccCCCCTAATATGTATGATTCTTATggtgttcatcacaactggcacaagaagagtatattttgggagttgccatattggaaggatcttcttctgcgccacaacctcgatgtgatgcatatagagaagaatttctttgagaacatcatgaatacaatattgaatctcccggggaagacaaaagacaacataaaatcgaggttagacttgccggatatttgctcaacaagtgagttacatataaacagcaatgggcaagttcttgttccgatattcagattgtcttcagaaaaaaagtcggtgttgttcaactgggtagcatcagaaATGAAATTCaccgatgggtatgtttcaaatctgtctagatgcgttgaaaagggtcaaaagttctccgggatgaagagtcatgacagtcatgtctttatgcaacgactacttccctttgcttttgcggagctacttcctagaaacgtacatgaagcacttgcaggtactatattatatattgcagtaattttatatataatgatttagtttgaaataatatatgactaataatgtatataattgtttttggaatatacaaggcattggagcatttttcagggatctgagcacccgCACTCTTAAAGTAGAAATCGTGGAACAGCTTCAATagaacattcccatcttattgtgtaatttggagaagatatttcctcatgggttttttgacgtcatggagcatctagctgtccacctcccatatgaggcattgcttcgtgaacctgtacattacggatggatgtatcagtatgagcgagccatgaaatatttgaagggaaaagcaaagaaccttgcaaaggttgaaggttctataattgctggaagtttgacggaacaaacttctcacttcacatcgtactactttgcgtcaaaggtacgtactcggaaaagagctccaaggagatatgatgatggtggtgtcgcgccaatatacgcagttgctggtgttccagacatctttagccagattggacgactgggtggaaaatcaaaagaggtttggtggtcgagtgaagaagacgctcatagtgcacacacctatattctactaaattgtgaggatccattgattcgttattttgaaaggtGACATAAATGGACACATATAAattaacacacacacacatatatatatatatatatatatatatatataattgtcaaatattaattaatataaaatgtgattttacagcctatttgtttcacaagtcgaagaaacattcccatgtatatccacaactgacgtagacaaaaggaaagatcaacactttataaagtggttgaagaatcaggtattaactcaaactccttattcataaatgatatgtattttaacgttcactttgtttttgcaggttgattttgacgacgatgcagattatcctaagtggttacacgaagtaattcaatctccacatgtaaaggtcaccacctcacagatgtatttcacacgaggctatacgtttcacacatatgagtatggtagaCAGCGGGCGACCAAtaactatggaatatgtgtgaaaggggaaaccaatttctacggtatcttgacagagattattgaagtggaatttccaaggatattgaagctgaaatgcgttcTCTTTAAATGTGAGTGGTTCGACCAcgtcgtcaacagaggtgttcggtttaacaaattcggtgtagttgatgtcaatggtggacgaaggtacaacaaattctttatttggcatacatgagcagaataagcttacttctatgttttctttattttttcaggtacaacaaattcgagcctttcatcttagcttcacaagcagatcaagttagctaccttccataccctcggatgagagaatcgggaataaattggttatccgtgatcaaagttacacctcgaggacgaatcattagtggagaagaaccaccattgcaagaagaacagataaatgaagccgaggaacctgaacaacaaattgatgacattcttctcattgatccgcataatcatgagtacgAAGATCTTACCGACGAAGGTACAGacgaagctgttgaagacgagtttaatgaaaatgatgatgtttctagtgatgacgaaaatgtatatgattgatgtatttgtcttttaatatgattgattttcagacttaatgcatgtgattcgattattttaatcatgaaaaaactatttaatgtattgaaattataagaatttggggtttagaatgaaaaaaaaattgaggtttgaaaaaaaaatttgaggtttggggattgaAATATGAAGAGTAggagataagaaagatggtgtttgtggtttggggttttagattttaggcgtttagaaagcaaacctcgttaattcctcgtagtttacgacgaaatatcgaggaaaatgaaaaaagaaaaatgcgggcctcgttaattccacgtaggACTAAATCGTCGTAAggacctcgtaagcttacgtggaattaccgaaccttttagttttttttgtttcctcgttatttcctcgtggatttacgaggttttaacgagatattttgtctaaaccc
It encodes:
- the LOC108828925 gene encoding anthocyanidin reductase-like yields the protein MTTTDRTAVTTGTKKACVIGGTGNLASILIKHLIQSGYEINTTVRDPDSEKKMAHFKVLQELGDLKIFKADLTDEGSFDSPISSCEYVFHVATPISFTYQDPKKDMINPAVQGVINVLRSCLKSNSIKCVIYTSSAAAVSINNLSEPGLVMTEENWSDVDFLTKEKPFNWGYPISKVLAEKAAYKFAEENKIDLVTVVPALIAGNSLLSDPPCSLSLSMSLITGKEIHLSGLKEMQKLSGSILFIHVDDLARAHMFLAEKETASGRYICCYYNTNVPEIADFLRRRYPKYNVLSEF
- the LOC108828919 gene encoding probable transcription factor At1g61730; this translates as MNKRRNSLAFSSDDDDDTSSSEKEDQPEPRPSSSIAVPGKRRPTRTSDSDSGSETNTDSDSDTEQPRNQRSGKAILAKDKSTPPLPKSGTKRPSEETSRETNSKREKKDEEKKMTKDSKKKGLETAVKSNGISNVDDMRVLVHESDWFEKYFLVRGIAGFCVDEHYVKQCWRGLPVETKKKVEEKVKMLQANEIEFVLHKTQILHEVTSMIVGASKNKP
- the LOC130510855 gene encoding uncharacterized protein LOC130510855 — its product is MEHLAVHLPYEALLREPVHYGWMYQYERAMKYLKGKAKNLAKVEGSIIAGSLTEQTSHFTSYYFASKVRTRKRAPRRYDDGGVAPIYAVAGVPDIFSQIGRLGGKSKEVWWSSEEDAHSAHTYILLNCEDPLIRYFERYNKFEPFILASQADQVSYLPYPRMRESGINWLSVIKVTPRGRIISGEEPPLQEEQINEAEEPEQQIDDILLIDPHNHEYEDLTDEGTDEAVEDEFNENDDVSSDDENVYD